TTATTCTTCAGAAAGATCTGAATTTATAAAAGATTTTTATGAATATGTAAAAGAAAACAAGGATGGATTTAATACCAACTGGTCTCAATGGGTAAAAGATAAAAGAGAGGTAGGCGTATTGGATTGGAATATAAAAATAGCATAATAATAAATAGTATAGTATTTATTATTATGGTTTTTGCAGCGGTGAATTTAAATGTAACTATAGTTATGGCAGAGAGTACAAAACAAAATACAGAAAAATCCATAAGTGCCGATGAAAAAAAGATTATTTATCTAACTTTTGATGATGGTCCCAGTAATATAACCAATAATATCTTGAATATATTGAGAGAAAAAAATGTAAAAGCTACATTTTTCGTTATAGGAAATCAAATACCAGATAATGAGAATATAATAAGGAGAATCGCAAGTGAGGGACATAGTATAGGGCTTCATACCTATACTCATAAATATGGTAATATTTATAAGAGTAGTGATAATTTCATTAAGGAGATGAATATTACAGGCGATATGGTTAAAAAGATTACAGGATTGGAAAGTCATATAATAAGGTTTCCAGGCGGCAGCAGAAAACAT
This genomic interval from Clostridium kluyveri contains the following:
- a CDS encoding polysaccharide deacetylase family protein, whose protein sequence is MEYKNSIIINSIVFIIMVFAAVNLNVTIVMAESTKQNTEKSISADEKKIIYLTFDDGPSNITNNILNILREKNVKATFFVIGNQIPDNENIIRRIASEGHSIGLHTYTHKYGNIYKSSDNFIKEMNITGDMVKKITGLESHIIRFPGGSRKHLNNKLLQKLHENKFKIYDWNIQASDGINAKTSPYKIFKETTTNPENLNSIILLMHCDYMHKNTCIALPKVIDYYKNQGYEFKIITEDTEELYFPISTKRTSGFFKKILTN